The Sabethes cyaneus chromosome 1, idSabCyanKW18_F2, whole genome shotgun sequence DNA segment aagcccacggctttgcttttagaTATGAGCACctgatccgtaggtccgtagaaaattcataaatccgtagaactacggagaaatccgtagatctggcatcactgagcggacaggacactattcCCGACAACTTactccaaaggatgtgttctagctcggacgtatGGAGAGCGgttaatgcggctgctacccagctTGTACATGAGCTACAAAActgctggagagccgatcaacgacgAGTAAATAGCTTAACTACCATAggccagtagttatctaagagggtgcgtcaagcacaatagcccctccctgatgtaataccgataaggtggttccaggggggattgagagGTTGAAGACTCCCCTCTGTCCTGAattattgtttatttgtataaaaatattaacaggcctactggccctactgatacacttaaactagaatctacgtgctagtgtcaggaaacgagttttcagtacGTCGCGGCTGACGTTTAGGTCGAAGCTATGTATAAATGAATGAAAAGGCGTTGCAGACCGGTGATTGTGCTATAGTTGGTTCGCCGATGCGGTACACGCAGAAATGGACCGTTATGTAGAACACGACTTTGGGCGTATACGTTGAGGTTCGCGAGTAGACATGGGCAATCCACTCTCGaggtcagcatgtcggcgacAGCCATTGCTCTGATCACGTCGCGACGAGTGTTCAACAGGTCAAGATCGATGAATCTGTagcgttgttcatagcagggcaGCTGAAAAGGATCGTTCCAGGACAATCTTCGAAGTGCAAAACGTATGAATCGGCGCTGCAGTGACTCGATGCGATCAACTCTATTTTGGTAGTAAGGACTCCACACAGGATCGCAGTACTCAAGGTTGGACCGGACAAGAGCacccccaacaaacatttttgttgaataacagcttgtcAAACGCTTGTTGCTTagtaattagctgtacaatggttGGACAAGCTACTATTCAAAAAAGTTGTTTGTTGGGAcaagtagggttttagtgggtctggatcctcgcGCCCCATTAGGACACTCCCTGAATTGTCTtgtcaggtgtctgatagtatcgTATCTTCTAAGTTGCTGAGCAGATTTCGCTACTCATAAAAAAACTCGCACATCTTAACGGTTCAACCGCAGTATGTATTCAGAAAATtattaaagctggacggatacgactTGTTTTCGCATCGTATCCATTACTTGGCAGTTGACCAAAATCTGAAACTGAAATATGGATGTCATCATTTTCATCAGCTATATCGTGGCTTTGGAGCTATATTGGAATACCTCGTCCGTTTGAGGTTTGTCCAAAGAAATTCTATCGATCGCAGTTGGGGACGTTGGGAGGGTCTTCGGTAGAATGTTTATCTCCAGCCAGTCCATCTATAGTCCAATGATGTTTTGTCTTGACCCAAAATGGATCGAAACCAGATCTGGACAAAAGACCACATCCTCCTTCGCGTGATGCTTCTTGGTGAAGGCGGCAAATTCCGGCAGGCACTACGCACTGTATATGTATCTCCCCCTTCACCGTTAGCCCCGAAGTAAAGAAGGACGACGTGCACATTCCCTCCCTAATGTGGGAGATATATTAGACGTTACCGCTTACCTCTTTGCTAAATATTTCCAGGCCCAGGCTGGGGCACGTCCCCTACCTTCactataaaatttatgtaaacaagtATTCCTCGAGGTGTAATTAGATCTGATTTTAATATAATAGATGGCAGTTTTGCGATAAATAATCTAACTACGTAAAAATTAATCCAGTTTTAAATCCAAGTCAAGTTTAgcttcaattttaagtttaattttagatacaattttaagttttcaagttcaattttaagtccaacttacggttcaatttgaagtaaagtttcaagtttaaattagtCTGAaactaagtccaatttcatgtcaaattttatGCCAATTTAAGGTTGAATTTCATGCTTAATTTTTAGTCCTGTTTTAGTTTTTAGTCCACCTTTAGTTTaatttaaaatccaaattgATCCAAAATTATGTCCAAAATTATGACAAATTGCAAGCCAAAGTTAAGTCCGATTCaagcaaaattttaagttcaattccgaGTCCTATTTCAAGAAGGTACAATTTCACGTCCacattcaagttcaatttgaacAAAAGTTTTGTGTTTGATTTCAATTTAGTTCCATCAACGAATCGAAGCAAGCTGTGGCGACGAAaagaagtaatttttttttgtggttaAATTTTTTCACTCTTGTAGCGTCTCAGGCAGATTTTTTAGAAACAACAAATTTGATAGTGTCGTGTTTAGGAAATACTAAACTAAGGTGAATTTCGGTGTAAATGTTCATATGCTGTTTAAAGCTTGCGAATATTTAGTGGTCTATACGAAACTGGATAGACAAAAGTGAAAATTATATTGAAGAACCTACCTTCTCCATACACGAAGTTGCTATCCGGAACTAACCCTGTTGAGGATCTGTTCCTGCCGAGAAATCTCGGCGAATGTGACGTCGTGAACTTCCAGGAGAATTGAACACCTGTTCAATTACCCACTGAATCGAAATTCGTCGCTTTATCCGTAGTAATCCGGAAATATTGAAGGATATTACCTAGCAGATTTAACCGACATCGAGTGGCAGTGTAACCTGAGTACCAGACTTGAAATCGGGTGAGCGTTCCTTATATTTACCTATTCTTATTACTGTTAGGGAAAGAGAACATGCCGGGGaccttattttttgtttgtgttCCAAAAACTAGCAAAGTCAATCGAAAGAGAAAGACAGTCGAAGACATACAATTCTGGTGAATCAAGCAACAGGGAGAAACAATATTTCAAAAACTTTCGCTTTAAAATTTTCGTCATTTATGGATTCttctttatttaaattttaagcaagaCACAGATGAAACTAATCAAAGGGGAGTCAAAAATTGGAGTCGCTCTTCCAAAAAACTAGCATTTATTAACATTAAATTGCTTTCAAAGCTGTTTCATTAAGAAAAAGAACATCACTCATATCATTCTGACGATTATAAGTAAACCAATTGTAATAATAAGGCAGTAGAAGCTAAAAGAAGCACtgtatgaattgaatttgatgaTTATGGATCGGTGACTGAATTAGGAGACTTTTTAAATAGACCGTACTGACGTGGCTGCTAACCTAGGCTAAGTAGGATTTTATTGCGTGCGTAAATGCTTCTGTTCATTGGACCGCCAAGCGCTTTCTCAACTCTTCCGCAAGTGATTCCAGCGGAATTTCTTCCTCTTTCCGGCTGTTTATTTCACGCAGCTTAACTACACCTCGAGACAGTTCGCCATCACCTAGCACGATCGCGTACGGAATTTGGTACTCTTCGCAGTACTGCAGCTGAACTAGCAGTTTGGGATTCAACTTGTACGAGTGTTCCGCCTGTGACAATGGAAGATTTAGTATTTATTAATGAACTTTTAACAGTAATTTGAGTAAATTACCTTAAAACCAGCATTCCACAGCGTGTTCAGCACCTCCAGCCGCTTTAGGTGCAATCCCTTGTGGGCGGAAGCCACGTACACTTCCACTTCTGTGGTCCGTACCTTCTGCTGGGCTTTGCCCTCCAGAATGGAGAAGATTCGTTCCACTCCAATGGAGACGCCAACACACGGGACTTGCTTGCGTTTCGGATTGAACATGCCTACCAGATTATCGTAACGACCTCCTCCGGCAACCGAACCAACGGTGACTTCCTCCTCGTCCTTGCTACTGGCTTTGCCACCTCCGTTCACTTTAGGCGTCGTAGGTTCAGCCTTCAGCACAGCTTCGTAAATCACGCCCGTATAGTAGTCTAAACCCCGTGCCAAGCTCAGATCGAAAACGATCTGATCTTTCACACCGAAAATCTCACAATACTGCAGCAGCAGTCGCATATCGGCAATTCCCTCGAGAGCAGGTTTAATCTTTTTAAGGTTTTCATCTTCGGCCAGCTTGTCCACCAGCTCCACACCCCCGCTCAACCGAACAAACTCTCCAATGCGATCGGCAACAGACGCATCCAGTCCCTTCTCGGCGATCATCTCCCGCCGCACCTCTTCCCAAGGGCTTTTGTCCAGCTTATCTACCGACGAGCAGATCGTTCGGAATTTGTCCGCCGGAACCCCGCAAGCCTCGAACATACCGTCCAGCAGCTTTCGGTGGTTCAGTTTCACCACAAACTCTCCGATGTCCAACGAGGAAAGAATTTCAACAACCACCTTCACGCACTCCGCATCCGGTAGCATCGGATCGTACGTCCCCGCGATATCGAAATCGCACTGGTAGAACTCCCGATAGCGACCCTTCGTCATCGACGGGTTATCCCTCCGGTACACCTTAGCAATATGATACCGCCGAATGTGGAAAACGTTTCCCATTCCGACAAAGCGTGCAAACGGTACGGTCAGATCGTACCGCAGAGCCAGTATTTCACCACCCTGATCCTTCAGATCGTAAATCAACTTACTATCATCCCCATACTTCCCAGTTAGCACCTCCTTCAACTCAAACACCGGCGTGTCAATCGTTTCCGCACCATGCTTCTTAAACACAGCAATCACCTTATCGAAGATTTGCTGTCGCAGCGCCATCGATTCCGGTCCATAGTCCCGCGTTCCTTTAGCGGTTTTCAATACCAAATTTTTATTCCCAACCTCGGCCGCTTGACCACCACCATCCAAGTCCTTCAGCTGGGCCTTTAGGGCCAGCAGTTTGGCAACCTCCTCATCGATCTGCAaacaagaaaagagaaaagaaaatcaATCTTAGTATGCGCCGATCCTAGCAACCAGTTGGGCGAACCTTTGCGATTGCTTGCTGGCTGTGGGAAACGCGTTCTTCGCTGGCAGCGGCTTTGCCGCTGCAATGGCAAAAGCGACAATTACTGTGAACCTCGAACCTTGCTGGAAGTTTACCGGATCGTACCACAGCGGCAGCCAGGTGCACCACCGCCGCCGAACTGGAACGCCGTAAGTGACGAAGCATTttgtgtgtgttttgttttgtggCAGACGTGGTTACGCTCTGCGCTTCCGCTTTTGGTGCcgcgaaaaattgattttcgctTAACAACTGCCTCTTTTTCGTCGTACCGGTTGCCGGTCGGTTCGATTCAATTCCGACCCGGTGGCTGTTTTTCTTGGGTTGTCGGGTGAATGTATTTTTGTGCGGTTGAGTCGATCGCGGATCGAATTTACTGCAACGTAGACGTAGGTATAAAATGAAATGCAGTAAATTATGCGGATGTGAGAAGCATGCGAATCATTTAAGAGGTTGAAATGGTGGCGAAAATGGGAACATGGTAGCGGTGAGAGTAGCAGGAATTTTTTGCGAGTTTGCTTTgataaaaattcatttcttgTGGTACAAAATATGATACATATTTCAAAAAGTTATTTGGTCTACCCGAAGTTGctcaaattgatttttttcaacatttcatAAATACAAGCAACCGTAGCGAAGATCGGGTAACGAACCCCGGAAGAATCAAAGGTtatataccgacagggaagcagACACTCATGCAAACGCTGAGTGTAGCTTGTGGCAACGAGGAATAATAATGGCCAATGGGCAGAGTTAAAGAATACGCGTGCATTTCGTTTAGTTGTCAAAATACAAATCGAACTTTACAGCCAAAGTCATAGGTTGCTTTGTTTATTCTATCAAATTACGTTGTCAGCCTTGAGCGTCTGTTCCCATGTCAGAGGCGGCTCTTGATGGCttggcgatttctcaattagGTGCGCGAGTGTACTGCAGGTTAGGCTTACGACAGTGTCTGATCCGAAGCGGGCGGTTGAATTAAGAAATGCATTATCGCGGCACTACATCTAAACTGGTAGCCCAATCACTTGGcagcgtggccctagtaagacAATCTGCTCTAACCAACCTAACTACGAACAATCAAGAAAATGCTGAAAAGGAATGGATTTCTGACAGCTGGGCCAGTAGGTCACTGTATTTCGTGGGCTGGAACAGCTAGGACCTCGGAAATTCGGCGTCCCGGCCATGAAGGGGAACTGTCACAAAAGTAAGAAGGCGTGGAAGATTCGTTGCGGTAAAGcctaattttaccagagcggtggagcgaccaacgagctgtgAACGGGTTTTGTGGTAATcgacagaatgcaggatcgcgtgataaaCTGCAAGACGATCGATGAGAGGATGTGTATAATGggaataaaaggccgtttcttcaactacagcatcATAACCGTGCACTGTCCATACGGTGGTAGACTCAACGACGAGAATGAAGCGTTTCatgcgcagctggaggaaaggcacgacagctgctcgccacgggacattaagattgtcatcggggatataaatgcccaggtcggcaggaagcaatgtatagaccggtgatcgggcgcCATAGCcagcacaccgacacaaacgataacgaccagcgatgcatcaactttgcagttttTCAAGGCCTAATGATCAGAAGCACAGAAGGCCTACAGCGTTTGGAGGCCAATCTGCGTCGGCAAATTCTATGAGAGCAATATAACCATTCTTTTTGATGTACTGTAGCTTCAACTCCTTCGTGCTTTTAAGTAGCGATCAATTCTTAATTTCAGTGATTGCCCGTAAAGGTCTCCAGGATTCAGGTTCAAGCGAGGGTCCATTGCAAGCATCTTCGTCTGTCGAGCGAAATTGTACAGCAGTGAAAATTTTCCCGGTGATAAAATCTTTGAACTTAGCACGAATCCTGCGCTCCCGTTCGGTGCGCCTCGTGGTTGCCCTACCAAGGTTCGAACCAAGTTCTTGTTGCGAAGAGAGCGTTACTGGTGTCGAAGGCTGCTTATCGCCATCGTAGTCACTGTACTCACTATACGTAATCGGGAGTGCTTGACGCATCAGATCTGACACGTTATTTCATGTTTTCCCCTCTTGCTCGGTATATGGTGTATTCGTCAGGCTTGGTTCACTTTGATGATCGTAGACAGATTCAACTGCCGAATCGCAAGGTACAACTGTTAACGGCACCTTCTAAAATCGTTTGTGTTCATTGAAACAGTATTCGTGGCCTTGAACGGTTTGCTTCGACACAACGAGGCCTCTCGCCATTGCTTCGCCATAGCATCGAAACTTCTCGAAAACTTCAGATTTCTTCTTGAGGTACTGAGGAAAATGTGTGAAATCATCcacaaacgaaacgaaaaacttTAAGCCATCCATGGCAATGGCAATAGAAGTGATCAGATTGCACACGTCGGAGAAGCTCCTTTCCAGAGCCCGACTTGTACGCGGTCGGATTCCGTTGAATGGTTCGCGGCACTGTTTACCAAGAATTTCATTTCACTGTTGATGCTCGCAATTCCTGTAGCCATGTTACGCTCCACGAGTACATCCAGATTGATTACTAACGCCAATGTGGCCCAATCGACGATGCCAGAGCCGTCCGAATAGAAGGGCGAATCGCAAATACCGAATTTCCCTGTATCATTTCACCAGCCTTCGGTCCGCAACCCACCGTTACTCCAGCTTTAGCCATCCTTTCGATGGGTAACAAATTTGCAAGCAGATCCGGACTGAACagtaaaggcccaaacacaatgcatacggattttactacgttgcggcaattcgacagtttttccatgggttttctgtcaaatttccgcaacgtagtaaaatccgtatgcattgtgtctgggccttaagttATTAATAGTCATCTTCACGCCTTGGAAATTGACTCCGCAAATCATTCCCTGATGCCACGCAGTCATTGACCGCACGTTCTTAGCCACACCGATAGAATTTTCTGGAACTTTTCCGGCTTAGCGGCAACCATCGGCGCGTCCTTAATGGTCACCGCGCCCAACAGCTCGATAGACTTCAGGTATCTCTCCACGCGAAACTTCGTATCCAGTCCCGGAAAACGGAATTATTCAATGGACAACATCCTTTCGTGATTTACCCATAACGTCTTGTAATTTGTCTAAATTGTTTGTTTAATCTTCAGCTGAACCGAAGATAGGCCAATGGATCTGAAGCAACCCCCCGacacgtcgccatttttctgacTCTGACTGAATCTAAAACGTCAAAAGCGCAAGGCGGGAAACCACTTCATTGAAAATCTTTGGAACGACCATTGTTATTTGGGGTTCAGCCTGCTCCCTTTTTAGCAACAAACTCTTTATTCTCTCTTTACAGGTTATATCCGCGGGTTCGACGAAATCTGTTGCAGCTAAACTACCCGAAAAATTCTTTCCAGCTAGATCTGCAAAATATATATCAAGTATATCATTTCTTCTGTTACATCTCTACACTATCCTTAGAAAATCTTCTTTTTAGCTTCTTTACAAATCTTTATATCTTTGCAAATCTTTCCTAACTCaatctttcttctttttgctTTGATTTGTTTACTTTTGGAATTTGGCAATTATGCTATAACAATGCTCACACGGCTGCTGATGTGGTCTAGCTGATCTAGCatcgcaagttttatgagaccagtctgaactgaactgaactctTCTCACGAAGTTGCTACCAACACCTGCCTAATTCTGCCGTCCGCTCCGCGATAAACTACGTATACCACACCACGGATCCAGCTGCGTCGTCTTTATCATC contains these protein-coding regions:
- the LOC128739428 gene encoding histidine--tRNA ligase, cytoplasmic isoform X1, producing the protein MLRHLRRSSSAAVVHLAAAVVRSGKLPARFEVHSNCRFCHCSGKAAASEERVSHSQQAIAKIDEEVAKLLALKAQLKDLDGGGQAAEVGNKNLVLKTAKGTRDYGPESMALRQQIFDKVIAVFKKHGAETIDTPVFELKEVLTGKYGDDSKLIYDLKDQGGEILALRYDLTVPFARFVGMGNVFHIRRYHIAKVYRRDNPSMTKGRYREFYQCDFDIAGTYDPMLPDAECVKVVVEILSSLDIGEFVVKLNHRKLLDGMFEACGVPADKFRTICSSVDKLDKSPWEEVRREMIAEKGLDASVADRIGEFVRLSGGVELVDKLAEDENLKKIKPALEGIADMRLLLQYCEIFGVKDQIVFDLSLARGLDYYTGVIYEAVLKAEPTTPKVNGGGKASSKDEEEVTVGSVAGGGRYDNLVGMFNPKRKQVPCVGVSIGVERIFSILEGKAQQKVRTTEVEVYVASAHKGLHLKRLEVLNTLWNAGFKAEHSYKLNPKLLVQLQYCEEYQIPYAIVLGDGELSRGVVKLREINSRKEEEIPLESLAEELRKRLAVQ
- the LOC128739428 gene encoding histidine--tRNA ligase isoform X2, which translates into the protein MTEKDLLLAQITAQGDAVRKLKSSAAAKEKIDEEVAKLLALKAQLKDLDGGGQAAEVGNKNLVLKTAKGTRDYGPESMALRQQIFDKVIAVFKKHGAETIDTPVFELKEVLTGKYGDDSKLIYDLKDQGGEILALRYDLTVPFARFVGMGNVFHIRRYHIAKVYRRDNPSMTKGRYREFYQCDFDIAGTYDPMLPDAECVKVVVEILSSLDIGEFVVKLNHRKLLDGMFEACGVPADKFRTICSSVDKLDKSPWEEVRREMIAEKGLDASVADRIGEFVRLSGGVELVDKLAEDENLKKIKPALEGIADMRLLLQYCEIFGVKDQIVFDLSLARGLDYYTGVIYEAVLKAEPTTPKVNGGGKASSKDEEEVTVGSVAGGGRYDNLVGMFNPKRKQVPCVGVSIGVERIFSILEGKAQQKVRTTEVEVYVASAHKGLHLKRLEVLNTLWNAGFKAEHSYKLNPKLLVQLQYCEEYQIPYAIVLGDGELSRGVVKLREINSRKEEEIPLESLAEELRKRLAVQ